One genomic window of Cyanobacteria bacterium FACHB-DQ100 includes the following:
- the hflX gene encoding GTPase HflX → METVYGNLNGLKSSQIKQLQRLYHQRLPGDRITTSEFAQRIAAISCEISQPVCAYVNRRGQVIRVGVGTMRQTQIPMLELPRYGAERLCGIRCIATQLKQDPPGESMLTVMALQRLDVFVALTLTGGGFERRGGGATGYVRNAYLAHLVPHPEANWTISPPLSLDVIAEQDFLALVEGLEEEFRREYVAQQVDRAHDQVLIVGLQTDEFSPQAFKTALQELARLVETAGGEVLQTMTQKRPRPHPQTVVGEGKVQEITLAAQTVGASLIVFDRDLSPAQIRNLEMQIGVRIVDRTEVILDIFAQRAQSGAGKLQVELAQLEYMLPRLTGRGQAMSRLGGGIGTRGPGETKLETERRAIQRRITRLQQEVNQLQAHRARLRQRRQHEEVPSIAVVGYTNAGKSTLLNALTNAEVYTADQLFATLDPTTRRLTVTDSETHQNTQILLTDTVGFIHELPPSLMDAFRATLEEVTEADALLHVVDLSHPAWQSQIRAVMQILSEMPITPGPALLAFNKIDQVDAEQLAIAREEFPQAAFISANERLGLETLRQRLCQLVRYAMSN, encoded by the coding sequence ATCGAAACGGTCTACGGCAACCTCAACGGTCTAAAATCAAGCCAGATTAAGCAACTACAACGGTTGTATCATCAACGCTTACCCGGCGATCGCATTACCACGTCTGAGTTTGCTCAGCGTATTGCCGCAATTAGCTGCGAAATTAGTCAGCCTGTCTGTGCTTATGTGAATCGCCGCGGTCAAGTGATTCGCGTTGGAGTCGGGACGATGAGGCAAACTCAGATCCCGATGCTAGAGCTTCCACGCTACGGGGCGGAGCGCTTGTGTGGAATTCGCTGTATTGCTACCCAATTAAAGCAAGACCCGCCCGGAGAATCGATGCTGACGGTGATGGCGCTTCAGCGTTTGGATGTGTTTGTAGCGTTAACGCTGACAGGAGGAGGATTTGAGCGCAGAGGGGGCGGTGCAACTGGCTATGTAAGAAATGCGTATTTGGCGCATCTGGTACCACACCCAGAGGCAAATTGGACGATTTCGCCGCCGTTGAGCTTGGATGTGATCGCAGAGCAAGATTTTTTGGCGCTGGTTGAGGGCTTAGAAGAAGAGTTCCGGCGGGAGTATGTCGCGCAGCAAGTCGATCGCGCTCACGATCAGGTGCTCATTGTGGGACTGCAAACGGACGAATTCTCTCCGCAAGCCTTCAAAACGGCGCTACAAGAACTGGCGCGGCTGGTAGAAACCGCAGGTGGCGAAGTGCTGCAAACAATGACGCAAAAACGCCCGCGTCCCCATCCTCAGACCGTTGTGGGAGAAGGAAAAGTCCAGGAAATCACCTTGGCGGCTCAAACGGTTGGAGCCAGCTTGATCGTGTTCGATCGCGATCTTTCACCCGCTCAAATTCGCAATTTGGAAATGCAGATTGGAGTGCGGATTGTCGATCGTACCGAAGTGATTTTAGATATTTTTGCTCAACGCGCTCAGTCGGGAGCCGGAAAGCTTCAGGTTGAACTGGCGCAACTCGAATATATGTTGCCGAGGCTTACCGGGCGCGGACAGGCAATGTCTCGACTCGGGGGCGGGATTGGGACAAGAGGCCCTGGAGAAACGAAGCTAGAGACTGAGCGCCGAGCAATTCAGCGACGAATCACACGACTCCAGCAGGAAGTCAACCAGCTTCAGGCGCATCGTGCCCGATTAAGACAGCGAAGACAGCATGAAGAAGTGCCTTCGATCGCGGTGGTGGGTTATACGAATGCAGGTAAATCGACTTTGCTCAATGCTTTAACGAATGCAGAAGTTTATACAGCAGACCAATTATTTGCAACGCTTGATCCAACCACTCGGAGACTAACCGTAACAGATTCGGAAACTCATCAAAATACACAGATTCTATTAACGGATACCGTTGGATTTATTCATGAGTTACCGCCCTCGCTGATGGATGCGTTTCGGGCAACGTTAGAAGAAGTTACCGAAGCGGATGCACTTCTGCATGTGGTTGATTTATCGCATCCAGCTTGGCAAAGTCAGATTCGAGCGGTGATGCAAATTCTGTCTGAGATGCCGATTACTCCGGGGCCCGCGCTTTTAGCCTTTAACAAAATCGATCAGGTAGATGCAGAACAATTGGCGATCGCGCGCGAGGAATTTCCGCAAGCGGCGTTTATCTCGGCGAATGAGCGGTTGGGATTGGAGACGTTGAGACAGCGCTTGTGTCAACTGGTGCGCTATGCGATGTCGAATTAG
- a CDS encoding ion transporter has protein sequence MLPLREKIAFYLEDIDTPVGKGINLFITGLVLVSSGIFVAETYKIPVEVRQILDAIEHLILAVFVIEYGLRIWCAERKLPFIFSLYSVIDLLSIAPFLIGTNVGYLRIFRWFRILRLIRFIQGKTIFGYVSSEDGAIFTRIIFTILSIIFVFSGLIYQVEHTVNPKFGTFLDAVYFSVSTISTAGLGDITPISEIGRLLTTLMVLTGIVLIPWQLGDLIKRLVKTADQIQVLCSKCGLAFHDSDAYFCKNCGTCLNRSQQTEQ, from the coding sequence ATGTTGCCCTTGCGCGAAAAAATTGCGTTTTATCTCGAAGATATTGATACACCAGTAGGAAAAGGAATTAATCTTTTCATTACGGGGCTAGTGTTAGTTTCTTCGGGAATTTTTGTTGCAGAAACCTATAAGATTCCGGTTGAAGTTAGGCAAATTCTGGATGCGATCGAACACCTAATTCTTGCAGTTTTCGTAATCGAATACGGTTTAAGAATTTGGTGTGCTGAGCGAAAACTGCCATTTATTTTTAGCTTATATTCGGTGATTGATTTATTGTCGATCGCGCCTTTCCTGATTGGAACGAACGTAGGTTATTTGAGAATTTTTCGTTGGTTTCGGATTCTTAGATTAATTCGATTTATTCAAGGCAAAACGATTTTTGGCTATGTTAGCAGCGAAGATGGCGCAATCTTTACGCGAATTATTTTTACGATTCTCTCGATTATTTTCGTCTTCTCAGGGCTTATTTATCAAGTTGAACATACCGTAAATCCCAAATTTGGCACATTTTTAGATGCGGTATATTTCTCTGTTTCTACGATTTCTACCGCAGGGTTGGGAGATATTACGCCAATTTCAGAAATAGGGCGATTGCTCACGACTCTGATGGTATTGACTGGGATTGTATTAATTCCCTGGCAGCTTGGAGATTTGATCAAACGACTGGTAAAAACTGCGGATCAAATTCAAGTTTTGTGTTCAAAGTGTGGTCTCGCGTTTCACGATTCAGATGCCTATTTTTGTAAAAACTGTGGAACTTGCTTAAACCGCAGTCAGCAAACAGAGCAATAG
- a CDS encoding adenosylcobinamide-GDP ribazoletransferase, with protein sequence MIIQALNQCLAALTFYTCLPIPTSANLDFRGIARFAPIVGLMVGLIVGALDWGLAWLDVPILTRSAIAVAVWVAITGGLHLDGAMDTADGLAVMNPERRLEVMADSATGAFGAMTAVILLLLKTIALSDLGQDRMWLLAGVAGWGRWGQLVAIARYPYLKSAGKGAFHKEAIRSPWEVVPTLVILVALSLVVRPWMIAGGAIAVLAGAWFNWKLGGQTGDTYGAIVEWTEALLLCLLTAV encoded by the coding sequence ATGATTATCCAAGCCCTAAACCAATGCCTTGCTGCGCTTACGTTTTACACCTGTTTACCGATTCCCACTTCCGCAAATTTAGACTTTCGTGGAATTGCTCGATTTGCGCCGATCGTGGGTTTAATGGTGGGTTTAATCGTAGGCGCTTTAGATTGGGGTTTAGCTTGGCTCGATGTTCCGATCTTAACTCGAAGCGCGATCGCGGTGGCGGTTTGGGTAGCGATTACGGGCGGTTTGCATCTCGATGGCGCAATGGATACAGCCGATGGACTGGCGGTGATGAATCCTGAGCGACGTTTAGAAGTGATGGCAGATAGCGCGACCGGGGCATTTGGGGCAATGACGGCTGTAATTTTGCTGTTGCTCAAAACGATCGCGCTCAGCGATTTGGGGCAGGATCGAATGTGGCTTTTGGCGGGGGTGGCAGGCTGGGGGCGTTGGGGGCAACTGGTGGCGATCGCTCGATATCCCTATCTCAAGTCGGCTGGAAAGGGAGCGTTTCATAAAGAGGCAATCCGATCGCCCTGGGAAGTGGTGCCGACGCTCGTGATTTTAGTCGCGCTAAGTTTAGTGGTGCGTCCGTGGATGATTGCGGGAGGCGCGATCGCAGTGCTAGCGGGCGCTTGGTTCAATTGGAAGTTGGGCGGACAAACCGGAGATACCTATGGGGCGATCGTGGAATGGACAGAGGCGCTATTGCTCTGTTTGCTGACTGCGGTTTAA
- a CDS encoding zinc ABC transporter substrate-binding protein: MRQGLNRRQFGQFIAGGTIALWLHGCGQQEQSTNQKPQVVSTSTILTDLASTIAGDSVQVIGILKPGADPHTYEPVPADTVAMEKANLILYNGYNLEPGLIRLIKAAGVNARQVAVGEVITPLQLEKEGQKVPDPHVWGDVQNVAKMTIVVRDALVQLVPNDREKMTQNADRLIAELNRLDGWIKQQVQTIPAANRLLVTTHDAFQYYGKAYQLAIAGTLIGISTEEQPSAQTVQRLVQSIRSARVPAIFAETTINPALIQTVAQEAGVKLAPQQLYSDSIGAVGSSGETYIKMMAANTTTIVQALGGRVIPFQAG; encoded by the coding sequence ATGAGACAGGGGTTGAATCGGCGGCAGTTTGGGCAATTCATTGCTGGAGGTACGATCGCGCTTTGGCTGCATGGCTGCGGGCAACAGGAGCAATCGACGAATCAGAAGCCGCAGGTGGTTTCCACCAGTACGATTTTGACGGATTTAGCCTCGACGATCGCGGGTGATTCGGTGCAGGTGATTGGAATTCTCAAGCCGGGAGCCGATCCGCATACCTACGAGCCTGTTCCGGCGGATACTGTCGCAATGGAAAAGGCGAATTTGATTTTGTATAACGGCTATAACTTAGAGCCGGGATTGATTCGCTTGATAAAGGCCGCCGGAGTGAATGCGCGTCAGGTCGCTGTGGGAGAAGTGATTACGCCGCTCCAGCTTGAAAAGGAGGGGCAAAAGGTTCCTGATCCGCACGTTTGGGGAGATGTGCAAAATGTGGCAAAAATGACGATCGTGGTTCGGGATGCACTGGTTCAACTGGTGCCGAACGATCGCGAGAAGATGACGCAGAATGCCGATCGTCTGATTGCCGAGTTGAATCGCTTGGATGGCTGGATTAAGCAGCAGGTTCAGACGATTCCTGCCGCAAATCGTCTCCTTGTAACGACGCATGATGCGTTTCAGTATTACGGCAAGGCGTATCAATTGGCGATCGCAGGGACGCTGATTGGGATTAGCACAGAGGAGCAACCGAGCGCCCAGACGGTGCAGCGATTGGTGCAGTCGATTAGGTCGGCGCGGGTTCCAGCGATTTTTGCAGAGACGACGATTAATCCAGCGTTGATTCAAACGGTGGCGCAAGAGGCGGGGGTGAAGTTAGCGCCCCAACAGTTGTATTCGGATTCGATCGGTGCTGTGGGAAGTAGTGGGGAGACGTACATTAAGATGATGGCGGCGAATACAACGACGATCGTGCAGGCGCTTGGTGGCAGGGTGATTCCGTTTCAGGCGGGATGA
- a CDS encoding AarF/ABC1/UbiB kinase family protein yields the protein MFSRLVQTSSRQGEIVEVVLRNGWDYMRRLLTGGKVDEPKLPPPAVLRNILVDLGPVYVKLGQLLSTRPDLLPAEYIDALSTLQAEVPPIDWAEVEVMLRKQFSQPLEEIFASINYKPVAAGSIAQTHRAVLKDGRPVALKVQRPGLSAVVEQDISLIRFIARLVAQTEFGQYYDIVSIAEEFAEALRYELDFTQEARYTDQLRHNLSNTRWFDSKQLVVPQIYWEYTTDKLIAMEWLDGVAILSALPPIGFDGTTDLKQREDISTLLLRAFFQQICLDGFFHADPHPGNVFYLNDGRVALLDCGMVGRLDPRTQQLILELVLAIVNLDAQRCTQLVLQLAPPVQPINRVKLETEFDRLLRRYYSLNISQVNFSKLVYEVLQIVRDNKVRVPGNLGLCAKAIANLEGIARSLDPNFNIPNKIRPMMTEVFQRQIVGEAPLIALLRTALDVKNLSLQSPRQVELLLDRVTSETLQWNLSIREAEPLRRTIDASANRMSFSIVVGSLIMGAAIISSNTQLSQVTWVSDVLFAAASFLGLWLILSILRSGALR from the coding sequence ATGTTTTCTAGACTTGTCCAAACCAGTTCACGTCAAGGTGAAATCGTAGAAGTTGTCCTACGAAACGGGTGGGACTATATGCGGCGACTGCTCACCGGAGGCAAAGTCGATGAACCCAAACTGCCACCGCCCGCCGTACTTCGCAACATTCTGGTCGATTTAGGCCCCGTTTACGTCAAACTTGGGCAACTCCTCAGCACCCGTCCCGACCTCCTGCCCGCCGAATACATCGATGCCCTTTCTACTCTACAAGCCGAAGTGCCACCGATCGACTGGGCAGAAGTCGAAGTCATGTTGCGCAAGCAATTTAGCCAGCCGCTCGAAGAAATTTTCGCCTCCATCAACTACAAACCCGTCGCCGCAGGATCGATCGCCCAAACTCATCGCGCCGTTCTCAAAGACGGTCGCCCTGTTGCACTCAAAGTCCAGCGCCCCGGGCTCAGCGCCGTGGTCGAGCAAGACATCTCCCTGATTCGCTTCATCGCTCGTCTAGTTGCCCAGACCGAATTTGGTCAGTATTACGATATCGTCTCGATCGCAGAAGAGTTTGCCGAAGCGCTCAGATATGAACTCGATTTTACTCAAGAAGCTCGATATACCGATCAACTGCGGCACAACTTAAGCAATACGCGCTGGTTCGACTCCAAGCAGTTAGTCGTGCCTCAAATCTACTGGGAATACACCACCGATAAACTAATTGCAATGGAATGGCTCGATGGAGTCGCAATCTTATCTGCGCTTCCGCCGATCGGCTTTGATGGCACCACGGACTTGAAGCAGCGAGAAGATATCTCCACTCTATTGCTCAGAGCCTTCTTTCAGCAGATCTGTTTAGATGGCTTCTTCCACGCTGATCCGCATCCCGGTAACGTTTTCTATCTCAATGATGGACGGGTCGCACTGCTCGACTGTGGCATGGTTGGGCGGCTTGATCCCCGCACTCAGCAATTGATTCTGGAATTAGTGTTAGCGATCGTCAATCTGGATGCTCAGCGCTGCACTCAGCTAGTCTTACAGCTTGCACCCCCTGTTCAGCCGATCAATCGCGTCAAGCTCGAAACTGAATTCGATCGCCTATTGCGGCGCTACTATAGCTTGAACATTTCTCAAGTGAACTTCAGCAAATTGGTGTATGAAGTGCTGCAAATTGTTCGAGATAACAAAGTGCGGGTTCCTGGCAACTTAGGACTTTGTGCAAAAGCGATCGCCAACCTAGAAGGCATTGCTCGATCGCTTGATCCAAACTTCAATATCCCAAATAAAATTCGCCCGATGATGACTGAAGTATTTCAGCGGCAGATTGTGGGTGAAGCGCCTTTAATTGCTTTATTGCGAACCGCGCTCGACGTGAAGAACCTCTCACTCCAGTCTCCGCGCCAAGTGGAACTCTTGCTCGATCGCGTGACTTCAGAAACTTTGCAGTGGAATCTTTCCATTCGAGAAGCAGAACCGCTCCGCCGCACGATCGATGCTTCTGCAAATCGCATGTCATTTAGTATTGTGGTCGGATCATTGATTATGGGTGCAGCGATCATTTCTTCCAACACTCAATTGAGTCAGGTGACTTGGGTGAGCGATGTTCTGTTTGCAGCAGCAAGCTTCCTAGGGCTGTGGTTGATTTTGAGCATTCTGCGATCGGGCGCTCTCCGTTAG
- a CDS encoding polysaccharide deacetylase family protein produces MDKLILLSFDVEEFDVPEEYGQTLPESMKFKVSAEGLDKVLELLDRLNIRATFFITANFAIHHPSTILEIAKKHEIASHGFYHASFCVEDLARSKQALEEITHQEVAGFRMARLQPVSDREIQQAGYRYNSSMNPTYLPGRYNNLSKPRIPYHSDRLLNIPVSVTPFIRFPLFWLSFKNLPLPLYKLASRITLNWDSYINLYFHPWEFTNIRGYQLPGYIKTRSGREMLDRLENYLRWVSALGTFATFSEFQAKLDPRSLFKLL; encoded by the coding sequence ATGGATAAGCTAATTCTGCTGAGTTTTGATGTCGAAGAGTTTGATGTGCCCGAAGAATACGGTCAAACTCTACCAGAAAGCATGAAATTCAAAGTCTCGGCGGAAGGCTTGGACAAGGTTTTGGAGTTGCTCGATCGCTTAAATATTCGAGCCACTTTTTTCATTACTGCAAATTTCGCTATTCATCACCCTTCAACAATTCTCGAAATTGCAAAAAAGCATGAAATCGCCTCGCATGGGTTTTATCATGCTTCGTTTTGTGTGGAAGATTTAGCCCGATCGAAGCAGGCACTAGAAGAAATTACGCATCAAGAAGTCGCTGGATTTAGAATGGCGCGGCTGCAACCTGTGAGCGATCGAGAGATTCAACAAGCCGGATATCGTTACAATTCCTCGATGAATCCTACTTATTTACCGGGTCGCTACAACAATCTTTCTAAACCTCGAATTCCTTATCATTCTGATCGCTTATTAAATATTCCAGTTTCGGTGACACCCTTCATTCGATTTCCTTTGTTTTGGTTAAGCTTTAAGAACCTGCCTTTACCGCTTTATAAGCTCGCTTCTCGAATTACATTAAATTGGGATTCTTACATCAATTTGTATTTTCATCCCTGGGAATTTACGAATATTCGAGGGTATCAATTACCGGGATATATTAAAACGCGATCGGGGCGGGAAATGCTCGATCGCTTGGAGAATTATTTGAGGTGGGTCAGCGCGCTCGGTACGTTCGCGACATTCTCTGAGTTTCAAGCAAAGCTAGATCCTCGTAGCTTGTTTAAACTCTTGTGA
- a CDS encoding GNAT family N-acetyltransferase, with the protein MQELETERLWLRQFRREDLDRMAEIFGDPVVMRFIASGTKTRSQLEAEFPMILQRYNCSEFGMWAVVEKASQTLLGRCGLIYLDGTPEIELGYALDKAYWNRGIATEASIACLRFGFEQVGLERVVAISQPENLASQRVMQKVGMTFEKNAHYYKTDVVYYAISKNEFHGLHG; encoded by the coding sequence ATGCAGGAATTAGAGACAGAACGCTTGTGGTTACGTCAGTTCAGGCGAGAAGATTTGGATCGGATGGCAGAAATTTTTGGCGATCCGGTGGTGATGCGATTCATTGCGTCTGGAACAAAGACGCGATCGCAACTCGAAGCAGAATTTCCCATGATCCTTCAGCGCTACAACTGTTCTGAGTTTGGAATGTGGGCAGTGGTTGAGAAAGCAAGTCAAACGTTGCTAGGCCGATGTGGATTGATTTATCTCGATGGAACGCCAGAAATCGAGCTAGGATATGCCCTGGATAAGGCGTACTGGAATCGGGGGATTGCGACAGAGGCATCGATCGCCTGTCTGCGATTTGGATTTGAGCAAGTGGGATTAGAGCGAGTTGTTGCGATCTCACAGCCTGAAAATTTGGCATCGCAACGAGTGATGCAAAAAGTGGGCATGACGTTTGAGAAGAACGCGCACTATTACAAAACTGACGTTGTGTATTACGCTATCTCCAAGAATGAGTTTCACGGTTTGCATGGATAA
- a CDS encoding DUF561 domain-containing protein: protein MISTLQTALAQGRALKVISGLNNFDANNVAAVIKAADRGGATFVDIAADADLIRLAKQLTSLPICVSAVEPEQFFMAIESGADLIEIGNFDSFYAQGRRFEAEEVLALTQATRALLPHVTLSVTVPHILPLDQQVQLAEELVKAGADMIQTEGGTSSSPAHSGALGLIEKAAPTLAAAYEISRAINIPVLCASGLSSVTAPLAIAAGASGVGVGSAIHKLDSEVAMIAAVRSLVESLDRASVNV, encoded by the coding sequence ATGATTTCTACGCTACAAACTGCTCTCGCTCAAGGTCGCGCTCTCAAAGTCATTAGCGGCTTGAACAATTTTGATGCAAACAACGTTGCTGCGGTGATTAAGGCTGCCGATCGTGGCGGTGCTACTTTCGTTGATATCGCTGCCGATGCCGACCTGATTCGCCTGGCGAAACAACTAACCAGCCTGCCGATTTGCGTCTCTGCGGTCGAGCCTGAACAATTTTTCATGGCGATCGAGTCCGGCGCAGATTTAATCGAAATCGGAAACTTCGACAGTTTCTACGCTCAAGGTCGTCGCTTTGAAGCTGAGGAAGTTTTGGCACTGACTCAAGCAACTCGCGCTCTCCTGCCTCATGTCACGCTCTCCGTCACTGTGCCTCACATTTTGCCTTTGGATCAGCAAGTCCAACTGGCAGAAGAGCTGGTGAAAGCAGGTGCGGACATGATTCAAACCGAGGGCGGAACTTCTTCGAGTCCTGCACACTCCGGCGCGTTAGGATTGATTGAAAAGGCAGCTCCGACCTTAGCAGCAGCTTACGAAATCTCAAGAGCGATCAACATTCCAGTTCTCTGTGCATCTGGTTTGTCGAGCGTAACGGCTCCGTTGGCGATCGCTGCTGGTGCTTCGGGTGTGGGCGTGGGAAGCGCAATTCACAAGCTCGATAGCGAAGTCGCAATGATTGCAGCCGTTCGATCGCTGGTTGAATCTCTCGATCGCGCTTCGGTCAACGTTTAA
- a CDS encoding DUF4870 domain-containing protein, whose translation MQTTFDTNQRRLLSCLSHGAIFFSTTLFSIGVPIAINLLSDDPVVKANAKESMNFHLNVWFWAAVIGIPVGILSFLTFGLGGLLFFPVIGFGFLLHWGLTIWALAHCLSKPDEPFRYPFIFRLF comes from the coding sequence ATGCAGACCACATTCGATACTAATCAGCGCCGCTTGTTATCCTGCTTAAGTCATGGCGCAATTTTCTTTAGTACAACCTTGTTCTCGATCGGCGTTCCTATTGCAATCAATTTGCTGTCGGATGACCCAGTGGTCAAAGCTAACGCTAAAGAATCGATGAATTTTCACCTGAATGTTTGGTTCTGGGCGGCGGTGATTGGTATCCCGGTCGGAATTCTATCGTTCTTAACCTTTGGATTGGGTGGATTGCTGTTCTTCCCGGTGATTGGATTTGGCTTTTTGCTACATTGGGGATTGACAATTTGGGCGCTTGCACATTGTTTAAGCAAACCCGATGAGCCGTTCCGCTATCCGTTTATTTTCCGATTATTCTAG